Proteins encoded within one genomic window of Gammaproteobacteria bacterium:
- a CDS encoding outer membrane protein transport protein — translation MQKTLQYSLITLAIMSAANPVNAAGFKLFEQSTSAMGNAYAGRGAQITDASVGFTNPAALIKLGQAQYVVGLNVIAVDGELTNASAASANGAAVTGDYQEDLGSVSLIPHFHYYQPLSDTLGFGLSVAVPYATSSEYDDDFVGRYFAQQTELKVITLQPAVSWKLNDKLSLGGAIGVNFASGTLSKYKDHSGLCEANAIFDSFCDSFYEVSGSDIQPSYTFGIHYQSDDSLAVALSYHSAVSYTLEGDSTITNTPVTNSTGLVYNSPGVPSVTSLKTEESALGLDTPASIVFSLDKQINPELSIQFTTTWTQWSEFTDISIISTDTGSSISASTEQAQNLNSTGYIGYIPEYWEDSWAFALGITYQLDQRWTLKSGIAKDFSPVNNKYRSARIPANDRTWLTVGGHYQANDTWSIDFATGVMFMKESSVHDNEYNVQNVALFNNYYQADYNINAYVVSLQFNYNL, via the coding sequence ATGCAAAAGACTTTACAGTATTCTCTTATCACTTTAGCAATAATGTCAGCGGCTAACCCCGTCAATGCGGCTGGTTTCAAATTGTTTGAACAATCTACCAGCGCCATGGGTAATGCCTATGCTGGTCGTGGTGCCCAAATCACTGATGCCAGTGTTGGTTTTACTAATCCAGCCGCTTTAATTAAATTAGGTCAAGCCCAATATGTGGTCGGACTTAATGTCATTGCAGTAGACGGTGAGTTAACCAACGCCAGTGCGGCCAGTGCTAACGGGGCCGCTGTTACTGGTGACTATCAAGAGGATTTGGGCAGTGTGTCTCTCATTCCACATTTTCATTATTACCAACCTCTAAGCGATACACTAGGTTTTGGTCTTTCCGTTGCAGTGCCTTATGCCACCAGCAGTGAATATGACGATGATTTCGTCGGCCGCTATTTTGCTCAGCAAACTGAATTAAAAGTCATTACGCTACAACCTGCTGTTAGTTGGAAGTTAAATGATAAGTTGTCGTTAGGCGGTGCTATCGGGGTGAACTTTGCCAGTGGTACTTTAAGTAAATATAAAGATCACAGTGGCTTGTGTGAAGCCAATGCTATATTTGATAGCTTCTGTGACAGTTTTTATGAAGTATCAGGCAGCGATATCCAACCCAGTTATACCTTTGGCATCCATTATCAATCTGATGATAGTTTAGCTGTTGCCTTGAGTTATCATTCGGCGGTAAGTTACACGCTTGAAGGTGATTCAACCATTACCAACACTCCTGTGACCAATAGTACCGGTTTGGTATACAACAGCCCTGGCGTACCGTCAGTAACCTCACTAAAAACTGAAGAATCGGCCTTGGGCCTTGATACGCCAGCCAGTATTGTATTTAGCCTTGATAAACAAATAAACCCTGAGTTATCTATCCAGTTCACGACTACATGGACGCAATGGAGCGAGTTTACTGATATTTCCATTATTTCTACGGATACAGGTTCGAGCATTAGTGCCAGCACAGAGCAAGCACAGAACCTTAACAGTACTGGTTACATTGGATACATTCCAGAATATTGGGAAGACTCTTGGGCATTCGCTTTGGGTATTACCTATCAGCTCGATCAACGTTGGACCTTAAAAAGCGGAATAGCAAAAGACTTTTCACCGGTTAACAATAAGTATCGCAGCGCGCGAATTCCGGCCAATGACCGCACTTGGTTAACCGTGGGCGGTCATTACCAAGCAAATGACACATGGAGTATCGATTTTGCGACCGGCGTAATGTTTATGAAAGAGTCGTCTGTGCATGATAATGAGTATAATGTGCAAAACGTCGCTTTATTTAACAACTATTATCAGGCCGACTACAACATTAACGCCTATGTTGTCTCGTTGCAGTTTAATTATAACTTGTAA
- the dapE gene encoding succinyl-diaminopimelate desuccinylase, producing the protein MEQALVLDKSIAVDPEYPSVLDNDSIEAGLRAVELTQAMVRFPSITPDDAGCFEYLQTLLEGLHFVIEEVTVNGVRNLIAKRIFGQGKRFAFAGHIDVVPAHHQEHWSAAPFAAAIVDGKLIGRGVVDMKGAIGCFIAALESVSEKLNSGVLYFLLTCDEEGEAEFGTRVMVDTLNERHEQLDMCLIGEPTGKDKVGDIIKVGRRGAVSARVFFTGKEGHVAYPHQAINAVHIAVKFSVLLSELSWDKGTEEIPGTSLQITYIQSSDFSDNIVPGECEVRFNIRYSHKYSQGDLEKIVAQLLAKMNSSADVTWERPCIPYHTQGTELIDIISQVVYDECLNLPLQSASGGTSDGRFIANSHTQVVEMGLTNGTIHQVNEGVDLTEFYTLTRLYEKIILKIHTAG; encoded by the coding sequence ATGGAACAAGCGTTAGTTTTAGATAAATCGATTGCAGTCGATCCCGAGTATCCCAGTGTTTTAGATAATGACAGCATTGAAGCTGGCTTGCGAGCCGTCGAGCTTACACAGGCGATGGTGCGTTTTCCTTCTATCACTCCTGACGATGCGGGTTGTTTTGAATATTTACAAACCTTGTTAGAGGGGCTGCATTTTGTGATTGAAGAGGTGACGGTTAATGGGGTAAGAAACTTAATAGCCAAACGAATTTTTGGACAAGGTAAGCGTTTTGCATTTGCCGGTCACATTGATGTCGTACCGGCTCATCATCAGGAACATTGGAGTGCGGCCCCTTTTGCTGCCGCGATTGTTGACGGTAAGTTGATTGGCCGTGGTGTGGTTGATATGAAAGGCGCCATAGGTTGTTTTATTGCCGCACTCGAGTCAGTAAGCGAAAAACTAAACAGTGGTGTACTCTATTTTTTATTAACTTGTGATGAAGAGGGCGAGGCCGAGTTCGGTACTCGGGTGATGGTTGATACTTTGAATGAGCGCCATGAACAGCTTGATATGTGTTTAATTGGTGAGCCAACAGGTAAAGATAAGGTTGGCGACATTATCAAGGTAGGACGTAGAGGGGCAGTATCAGCTCGGGTTTTTTTTACGGGTAAAGAAGGTCATGTTGCATACCCTCATCAGGCGATCAATGCGGTGCACATTGCGGTAAAATTCTCTGTATTATTAAGTGAATTATCCTGGGATAAAGGCACGGAAGAAATCCCGGGAACTAGCCTGCAAATAACCTATATTCAGTCCAGTGATTTTTCAGATAATATTGTGCCAGGTGAATGTGAAGTTAGGTTTAATATCAGGTATAGCCATAAATATTCACAAGGTGATTTAGAAAAGATAGTTGCTCAGCTGTTAGCGAAAATGAATAGCTCTGCGGATGTAACATGGGAACGCCCCTGTATTCCTTATCATACTCAGGGCACCGAACTGATCGATATTATCAGCCAAGTGGTGTATGACGAATGTTTGAACTTGCCGCTACAATCTGCCAGCGGCGGCACTTCTGATGGACGCTTTATTGCCAATAGCCATACCCAAGTTGTTGAAATGGGTTTAACAAACGGAACTATCCACCAGGTGAATGAGGGAGTTGATTTAACGGAGTTTTATACCTTAACTCGCTTGTATGAGAAAATAATTTTAAAAATTCATACTGCTGGCTAA
- a CDS encoding PEP-CTERM sorting domain-containing protein — protein MNLIKNSTFLPKSAKVMLLCTAMAVATASTQAGVITWDYNIVGEFTNSSFTGGGATTSATNLAWGTTTGTGQSSLVIDNSNASGQVDTYYGGGTPSAAFIGTSLDLSHNNNPITGTSLTGATMQTTIGLKPASPNNPALGDQSFAFDILFAETLNSGTCADASSPTPCNDIFVLIGGLPNFNFSYDAGDSDGELDYFVNVFITDDNALSILDDNICAAAGAASGCIGLTTVEQQSNVIPFGFTISTERLTTVPEPTSIALFGLGMMLLSVRRFKA, from the coding sequence ATGAATTTAATCAAAAATAGTACATTTTTACCCAAAAGCGCCAAAGTTATGCTGCTTTGTACAGCAATGGCAGTCGCTACTGCCTCAACCCAAGCAGGCGTAATCACGTGGGATTACAATATAGTAGGTGAATTTACTAACTCGTCGTTTACCGGTGGCGGCGCAACAACCTCAGCGACTAACCTAGCATGGGGGACGACCACAGGAACAGGCCAAAGCAGCTTAGTTATCGACAATAGCAATGCATCTGGCCAAGTTGATACCTATTATGGTGGCGGTACCCCATCCGCTGCATTTATCGGTACATCGCTTGATCTATCCCATAATAATAACCCAATTACCGGCACATCCTTAACGGGTGCCACGATGCAAACAACAATTGGTTTGAAGCCTGCTTCGCCTAATAATCCAGCGTTAGGCGATCAATCATTTGCTTTTGATATTCTATTTGCTGAAACACTCAATAGTGGTACCTGCGCCGATGCTTCAAGCCCCACACCTTGTAATGATATTTTCGTATTAATTGGTGGTTTACCTAACTTTAATTTTTCTTATGACGCGGGTGACAGCGACGGTGAGTTAGATTATTTTGTTAATGTATTTATCACCGATGATAATGCTTTGAGTATTCTTGATGATAATATTTGTGCTGCCGCTGGCGCAGCGTCTGGTTGTATCGGCTTAACCACTGTCGAACAACAGTCAAATGTTATTCCATTTGGTTTTACCATTTCCACGGAGCGTTTAACCACGGTGCCTGAACCAACAAGCATTGCATTGTTTGGATTAGGGATGATGTTATTAAGCGTTCGCCGCTTCAAGGCTTAG
- a CDS encoding DUF3450 family protein has translation MKKRRNLTRSVVAAALGLLISSGSVAAKTNNVQQADSLIKEWVSLEQQRNAMLNDWHQEQPLLKQRLTLLKQEQRQLEQDLSSASVSDSDVEQKRSQLLQSQNEMEAQHGLLETSLVDYYQLIAELQPQLPPPLRKAWHNKLSQAEFSTADTTARLSTLLELLDKLHDFDQRISHVQSALILPTNDGDTEIMVHQLYLGLAQAWYVSLDGRLVGRGQPTPSGWQWLSDDTVDDETILSAIAMIDRKTEAKFLELPISLSGGK, from the coding sequence ATGAAAAAAAGAAGGAATTTAACTCGTAGCGTTGTCGCCGCAGCGTTGGGTTTATTAATATCTTCTGGCAGTGTTGCTGCTAAAACAAACAACGTACAACAAGCAGATAGCTTAATTAAAGAATGGGTATCCTTAGAGCAGCAACGCAATGCAATGCTCAACGACTGGCATCAAGAGCAACCTTTATTAAAACAAAGGCTAACGTTATTAAAACAAGAACAAAGGCAACTTGAACAAGATTTAAGTAGCGCCAGCGTCAGTGATTCTGACGTTGAACAAAAACGTTCTCAACTGCTGCAGTCTCAAAATGAAATGGAAGCACAGCACGGTTTATTAGAAACCTCATTGGTCGATTATTATCAGTTGATTGCCGAACTGCAACCGCAACTGCCCCCACCGTTACGCAAAGCATGGCACAACAAACTATCACAAGCAGAGTTCTCAACCGCTGATACTACAGCGCGCCTTAGCACCCTATTAGAGCTATTGGACAAACTGCATGATTTTGACCAACGGATTAGTCATGTCCAATCAGCATTAATTTTGCCAACCAATGATGGCGACACCGAAATTATGGTTCATCAGCTCTATCTCGGTTTAGCGCAAGCTTGGTATGTATCGCTTGATGGCCGCCTAGTGGGACGTGGACAACCGACCCCTTCAGGCTGGCAATGGCTAAGCGATGACACCGTTGATGATGAAACAATATTGAGTGCCATTGCAATGATTGACCGCAAAACCGAAGCGAAATTCTTAGAATTACCTATTTCATTATCAGGTGGCAAATAA